The Aspergillus flavus chromosome 2, complete sequence region TTCGCTGGAGACTCTGGCGCGCAACCTCACAGTCAATCCGAATATCTTCGACCAAGGCTTCCAGCGACACGTAGTCGTATTCTGGACGGATGTACCCCAGAATCAAAAGGTTAAGCTTTGTGCCGTAGAAATCAGGCAATTTATTGAATTTCACTTGGCCTGCCTCGCCGTTTGCTGTCGGTGATGGCGATGAGAGAGGAGGCATGATGTGGATTTCCTATGATCGTCAATCGAACGGATCCATACCTGATGTCATGTTGGTGAGACTCTAGGCAAGGGATAACCTACCACGGATCGAGTGGTGTTCTTGTAAAAGGGATTGTATCCAATACTCAGCACAGCTGGAAGTATCGTCGTCTCCGATGTGAATCTGGACGGATCCAATGcgactactccgtagtacaCCCCGACTTGCAGATCGGGATAGTCTGATAAGCCATCTGGGGGGATATTGGCCGTGGGGATTCCCAGCTGGCTAGGTTAGTTTCCTTGGCATGGAGGAGAGGATGTCGTTACCGAGAGGTGGCGATCGGTACAACATAGAATATAGCATGAATGAAGCTACATGAACATACCTCTTTGCTTCCCCGCCCAAAAC contains the following coding sequences:
- a CDS encoding putative riboflavin kinase (Riboflavin kinase); translated protein: MRPDGPRDPVTGPDSGPEPPFPIKLSGPVIKGFGRGSKELGIPTANIPPDGLSDYPDLQVGVYYGVVALDPSRFTSETTILPAVLSIGYNPFYKNTTRSVEIHIMPPLSSPSPTANGEAGQVKFNKLPDFYGTKLNLLILGYIRPEYDYVSLEALVEDIRIDCEVARQSLQRKAYVSYLSGQDCSEAVQEQRKWLTSF